The window TTTGGTGCCTTTGTGTTCAGCCTGTTATAATCTACTAacttgatatatatatatttttcctctagTACCTCTTATGATGGATGAAGCTTTGGATTATCTAGAAAAAAGACAggtattttaattttacattcaAAAAACATTAACTTTCTATGCGTTATGTATATGAAGTATGTGATCTATTAACTTTGCTATTTTGGTGTATGTTAAAGCAGTAGAACAGCCTTTTGGATGTAAAACGTCTTTAACAAGACAGTCATGTATGTCAGTAGCTGAACATAACAAGTTCAGTTACTTTTGGATAGAATGctgcaaggctttttttttttgtaattaaattgAATGTGCTACTGTATGATGCATGATATTTCTCCAAGACAGAGATGAGGATAAACAAATACATGTAACATTCTAAACTACATATTGGTTGGTCCCAAccagtttttaaacatttgttCTTCCTTAGGGTTGGTTATTTGGATTAAGAAGCCCATTTGGTGTTTcgttttgtttctctgttttagCAGTAATGTTGCTTTGAGCTTTCATGTTCTTataaattaaattgatttttcagttctgaataGTAGTTGAAGGACCTACTGCAAGCTTCAGAAATGGCATGCAatgcattatttctgtttttatttttaagaaacgAGACCCTTCCTTCACTTATGAAGTAATAGTGGTTGATGATGGTAGTAAAGATCAGACCACAGAGGTAAGGAAGTAATCAGAGGTATGAGTTTTTACACTGCAGTTGTGAAATATAATAATGATGTATTTTGGCACTTGAAATACTTGGTTCAAATTcatatttctgaatgttttctgttattgtCCTACATGTAGTATGAATATCACATATACATAAgcatacacatatatttatttttcaaatgctcGTATTCTTAATTGGCTGATGTGACAGACGCTTTCCTGCAGCTGAAACTCTAGAAGTTCTAATCCAAGCTTCAATAAGCAACTTCTAAAGTATTCTTTGCATGCAAACTGATGTGAATGTGATCTTGAGGAAGCATAAGACACCTTGTAAAGTACCTGGTTTATACTGTGATTGACAGAAGAGCTGACATTTTGTCTATCTCTTTGCCATATCTTTCATTACGTTGTTCATTGAAAAATCCCAATGCCAGTAGCATTGTTTCCCAAATAGTTCTGTGTTCTTCTACTTAATGAACGTTGATTTGCAACAACTGCTAGAGAAGATAAGAGGAAAAAGCTCATGCTTTCTTTCCCCCGTAGCATGGATCAAAACCTGCACACCCCTGCAGTGTGAATGGGATTTTACATCACTGAATTTTTGTTTAAGaccacagaaagcagcaagacAAGTGAGAAGTAGGTAAAGACAAGTGAGAAATAGGTAGCAGTagtagaaaattaatttttctttaattaaatgtttGTGTTAGTATAAAAGATCTGAAACAGTGTTGTATAAATTATGTTAGGACTGTGAGTCTTCTGGTCTTGAGTGGATGGGGTTTAGAATTGCTTGGAGGAATATCCTGTGCTTCCTGAGTATGAGCAACTCCTTCACACTTCTTGTGTTGACTGTGAACTACTTCTTATTTTCCCAAACAGACTCCAGCAAACACTGGCAGTGTATTTGTTGAGACTGAAGTGATTATAGCTCTGTGCtattaagtggaaaaaaaggaaagggtgAGCAGTTGTACACTTCTACCTTgagtcttttttctgttttatgctgTCTTTTTGTATGTCTATCAGGTTGCGATGAAGTACTGCGAGAAATACGGAAGCGACAAAGTGCGAGTGCTTTCTTTGGTAAAAAATCgagggaaaggaggagcagTCAGGATGGTAATTGATACTTTCATCTCCTTCTCTGTCTGAACTACCTGTACCCAAATATGCAGAGAATAAAGCTGTGCTGATGTACATTTTGAATTCAATATAGTAACATAACGACTACCAGGAAGCTGAATACGGATTACATGAACTAGAACAAAAACTCTTCACAAAATGGACTTAATTTAGATCCTGGAAATGGTGTTTTATTCCTGGGAAGATTGGCCacaaataattgtttttatacaaaaattcaaaagattaaaaaaaaagattgatttGCTGTTCATATGTTTGCTCTGCTCAGAAGCAActttgaagtttaaaaaaataaataaccctCACAGATTAAAGGTTTTGTagagaaaatacaaagtatgcaaatactgttttccaggttgcccaaggatattgtggatgccccatccctggaggcattcaaggccaggctggatgtggctctgggcagcctggtgtggtggttggtgaccctgcacatagcaggggggttgaaactcgatgatcattgtggtccttttcaacccaggccattctattatcattttttttatttaaaataaaataaaataaaaaagtaaacaaagttTGTAGTTTAGGCCCACTGCTTATCACCTGTATTTCATAGTAGAATGGGCAGAATTTATGCTTTCACATATTAACATTTGTACATAGATGTTATCATAAAATCACCATATCCTTAAACATAAAATAGCTGTTACACATTTGGGGAGAGCATTCTTTTCTTAGGATAAATGACACTGTACTCTTATAGGAAAGGACAGTATCATTTGTGAGCTATCAGAGCATTTGTGAGCATAATGAGAAACTGTAAAATGTAAAGTTAGTTATGATTCCACAAATATTTTTACTCATGCATACCATGTAAATTTAAGCTATATCTTCAGTATGTCCAGTTTGTTTGTTAGGGAACAAGGGAACACTAGTATTTTATATACAGCAAACGGAGAAAGCATGATGTTGAAtcattgaattattttttagttATTCCAGAAGAAGGCTGATTGTGTATGTGATACAGTTTTGCAGTTCAGAGTGTAGAGTGGGGTCCCTTCATCACTTAAGTCCCACATGCTCAgttatgaaaatacatttgGCAAACCCTCTGCTATTTTTCTTGCCCTTCAATAAGCATCAAAGATCTCATTGTCAAGAACGTGGCAAAACAAGCTACAAAACCTGCTGCATCATGGATGTTTTGCAGTGACACATTAAGATTTATTACTTCTCAGAACTAATTTGAGATTATCTCtgaattcttttgaaaatatgttAGAAGAACATAGCACTGCATCCTCCTTTCCATAGCTTAAATGACAAAGGAAAGCTGTCCAGTGCAGTGGTAACCACTAATTACTGCTTCGTGTTCCCCTGTGTAGCTGACTGTAGCAACTTGTCTCACCTATTTTAGTTGTAGAGCTTTTAGTTTGTAACCTTGCGTAGATAGGAGGGATCCTTAAGGTCCCATTTTCATGCATTGTCTGTCCTTGTGGGGTGATGTGCAGTGTGTGAAGTTTCTAGATGTTATTGCAATATACATACAAACGCTGAATCGGAAGTTGTAGACTTCTATTGGCTGTTTTGATTACAGGGTGTTCTTAGTTCtcgggggaaaaaaattcttatgGCTGATGCAGATGGAGCTACAAAATTTGCAGATATTGAAAAAGTGGAAGAAGGTCTAAAAAATCTCCAACCGTGGCCTGTGAGTATAAATTCTGGTTTTTTAGTTTAATATGTATGCATACAGATGGACTTTTATAATATGCTTTGAGATGTTTGGAGTCCAGCTGAAGTTCTAAGTTTAAGTCTGAAAACGTGATGCTTTGAAGTTGAGAATGGGCTGTCAGGAGGCAGCTTCCGTGGAGTTCTTACCTCCTTTGCATTCACTGCGCCTCTGAAATGTGCAGCACATTATGTTCTACTCATCATTCTTCCTGTGAAGTAGTTACAATCACTATAAATAGCATGTGTTCCTACTCACTTAAAAAATAACCTTTATTTTGCTTAGTAAGGGTAGTATTTTATTCTTATCTGATGTCATCTTGCATAGCTAAGGACGCATCTTAATTTCACCCTGCTTTTTAACTCTCTTTCAGAGTTGTTGGTTTAATGGCAGTATTTGGAATACCTTTTATTGTAAATATAAATTCAAAAACTATGAAACAAGATCTCCTCCCTTCATAGCCATTGTCTTCTCATGACCTGAAAGAACTGAGGTTTTCTTTCATTAGCCCAATGCTTAAcccagaatcataaaatcatagaatcatagaatcgctaaggttggaaaagacccacaggatcacccagtccaaccattcgcccttcaccaatggttcccgctaaaccatgtccctcaacacaacatccaaacgctctttgaacaccaccagggtcggtgactccaccacctctctgggcagcccattccagtgcctgaccaccctttcagagaagtagtatttcctaacgtccagcctgaatcttccctggcgcagcttgaagccattccctctagtcccaGAACAGAGGTACATCTGGTGAGGTTCCCAAAAAGCAAGAAGTGGTGTTCAGCTTTCCAGTGGGAGCACTTCTGGATGCACatgtgtgacaggtggcagctcCCACTGTCCATCTGTGAGTGTAAGCATGCAGGGGCCGCCGGGTGGCAGTGTTTCCCTCATGCTCCTCACTACCACGGCGACTGCTGTGTCTCCAGCATCATTCCCATGCTTGAATACAGCAAGTTTGGGAGTTTTATAGGGGTCGtctgagaataaatttaaaaattctgttttgattGTCTTTTTTGATTTAAATTGAGATTACAGTTGTGAGTGATACCATggtaattaatttatttgaagaTGCATCCATGGAACAAGTATTGTTATCCTTTTCACAATGCAAATTAAAGGGAAAACATATAATGTAAATTTAGGTGCCTTGTAATGCCAAATGCTTATCTGTGCTGTTCACTACatttcatagaatggtttgggttggaagggacctttaaaatcacctagtttcaactccctgctATTGGCAGGGACACCcccctctagaccaggttgctcaaagccccatccagcctggccttgaatgcttacagggaggaggcatccacagcctctccggggaacctgttccagtgtctcaccaccctcccaataaagaatttcttcctaatatctaggCTCAGTCTACCCCTTTGCAGTTTAacaccatttccccttgtcctgttgctacatgcccttattaaaagcccctccccagctttcctgtaggcccccttcagatACTAGAAGGCCTGAAGGTAAGGTTCCCCCAGTGCCTTCTCTCCTCTAgactgaagagccccagctctcactCTGACCTCGTAagggaggtgcttcagccctctgatcatctttgtgtccctcctctaGATGTTCTCCAACAGCCCTATGTCCTTCTCATGCAGGGGGCCccagagctggatgcagtactctggGTGGGGTCTCAcgtgagcagagtagaggggcagaatcacctccctcagcctgctggtcACGCTTCTCTTGATGTAACCCAGAATATGGTTgatcttctgggctgcaagaactcattgctggctcatcttgagtctttcatcaaccagcactcccaaatccttctcctcagggctgctctcaagccattctccacccaacctgtatctgtgcttgggattgccccaacccaggtgcaggaccttgcacatTAATTGTATGTGTACCTGAGGCAACAGTGTAAACTAAATTGCTTATAGTTGATAGGTATGAATAAACTGCAGCAACTTGTATGCACCGTATACAAAGTGTATTAGCCCTTAGACGATCTGTTAACTGTAGAAGAGGTTTGTTTTAACCTTGGAAATCAGCAGTAGATTAACTGTagctacagaaagcagaaaagtgtGTGGCTTTGAAGTTTTTATCATACGGTCCTTATCACTCTTAATGGTTTCATATAGAGTCTCAACAGGAGATTCCAATGATtcagaaaatgttaatttaacTAATAAGTCTTTAATGTGTATTCTTGTGCAGAACCAGATGGCTATTTCCTGTGGTTCTAGAGCTCATATGGAAAAGGACTCAATAGCAAAGGTTTGTTCCCTTTCCCCCTGTGTACTAATActcaaaatatttccattattcGATTCTGTTATACAGATTTTACAGTTAAATAAACATCTGTAAAAGAATGGGagcttaaaaataagaaatgccGTGAGTGGATCTTATGCTCCATCACATTACAAAGGATGCGTTCTGCATTTCAAGCACCACTAATCTTGAACTGGTTTCAGATAGTGTTCCAGTTGAAGGATTTCATTTTCCAGGATTTCATTTTCCTAGTTGAGAGCATCTTAGAAGCAGAATTTAAATTGCTGTCAATCAATAACTAGAGACTATTTAGGTGTGCTGTTATTAGGAGGTAAAGTTTTAGACACAGTCTGTAGAAGGTAACATTTTGTGACTGAGGAGTTAAAGCTTCTACAGAAGTAGTCTCTGTGCAAATGTAAATCTTCTGCCAGTACTGGTGCTGGAGTGCAAGGCGACTGATGAGCTCATTTTTATTGATTCTCTTCCAGTGCAGGATCTTGTTGATCTACAAATCTTGAGATCTGTTCAAAATGAGTTAGGGATAATTAGCAATAAGCTGTTTGAAGGGTATCTTAATCAGTGGGAAAGTACtgtaatttttctgtattaCTCATAGTGAATTTTTTGAGTTTTGAGCACACAGATGGGTACTGTTCAGTATGTGGCTCTTGTAGAATAAACAGTGCTGCATAGGCACGGTCCTATCTTGCATCTGGTTTTCTGATGTCTTGGCAGACAGTAGTTGACAAAATGCAGGCATGGAACTTGTATTGCAACAGACACGTTGCTGGACTAATTTTTTCAGCATCATTGGATGTGTTCATTTTGAATGTTCTCAAGAATGAGCTTTTTTAATACTGATGTTTAATACTTGAAAATATTCtcatatatagatatatacaaATTATCAAATAGTTACAGAAGACCAAAAGAAGTTTCGTTGGTAATGTTCAGCCCCTGGTAGACcaggttttttctttctgatttatcAGATGGTATTCAAACAGTTCTCTGGGGAGAGTTCCTATAAATACTTGTGGGTATATGCTAACATCCtcaaaccaaccaaaaaacccacagaattttcagaaataaggATAAATCTTTGACATGGAATTCACATGCTGGTGTGACTGAATACACCATTTGCTGTTACTTTTTATCTGCACAGCCAGTGTGCCTGGGGGTGTTGTAACAACATTATCTCCATAGAGGTGGGTGGAGACCATGTAGCTGATAAACTGTAGCCCACAAAAATCCTTCATGCTGCGTGGAAACACAGAATATACATAAATTTTCTTCAGTGCATTCATGTTTCTTACCATCTTTGAAGGATCTTAGTGGGTGACTGGGtgcaaactgcagaaatacagtttGCAGATCAGAGTATTCCTTCTTCGCTTTCAGTTTGTCCCCCTATTTCTTACTTTTGATGGTGCATGGTGTTACTGAATGACAGTCATGCACAAGTAGCCTTGTGTTCCCTGTCACACGGTAGCTTGCCTTCACCAGAATGCTGAAGAATCCACCCCAGATCCACCGTTAACCTGGGGCTAGAGCACTTTTTTAGAGCTGTGAATTTCCTTAAGCCAAAGACTGTTACATAATAAACTGAACACCATCTCATTTTGCAATCAAGGTTtgaaattatttgctttaaagGCATCTCTTATCACTCAGAGGTGTTTAGCAGTTAAATTGCCGTCTCCTTTTTGCATGGTATTTAGCTTGTGGTCCTAGATACAATCATCTTAAATTCAGCTTAATTCACCACATTCAGGAGTGAGTTCAGAAGTGGTGGGTCTGAATTAGAGTTGTTCAGGAGCTGCCTCAAATGCAAGCCTGGCAATGATCTCTGCAAACGCAGAGTCAGCCTCTGTATTCCATTAACAAACATATCCTCTAAAGGAAACCATCTAACTTCTTGCCTTTTGTTCACAGCGCTCTTACTTTCGAACTCTTCTTATGTACGGCTTCCATTTCCTTGTGTGGTTTCTCTGTGTCAAAAAGATCAGGGATACACAGTGTGGATTTAAACTTTTaaccagagaagctgcattgCGGACATTCTCAACCCTCCACGTAGAACGCTGGtaaattttctttgttgttgctttttttcttgattaacATGATTTTGGAAAAGCTGTTTCAGCACTGTAGCTGCTATGAAACGCAGTGTGTTGAAGACTGGGTTGGATGGcgcctgggcagcctggtctgctaCCACATCTGGAGGTATCTACTTGTCCTCTTGAGTGACAGAAGAAGGGATAATTTCAGGATGTAATTCATTTCATCCTACTACAGGGCTCTAAAGAATGCCAAGCGAAGCATGGCCAACAAGTGCTCATTTCCTGCCATTGACTACAGAGAGACTCTGGACAACTTTTATCTTTACTGTAGGTGGCTGAAGTTCAGCAGGGTACATTCCACTCAGTGTAGTAATATGTAGGAACAGAATGTGTCAGTGGCTTGTGCTTTAATTGCATCTGAAGGATAAAACCATTCAGTAAAAGTCATTCGGACTACTAACCCAAACTTGGATCTAAGGCAGCTCAGCTTCATTGCCCTGTAGGCAATGTCAGTGGTCTTCATAGACTAAAAGAcaattctttccttttgctaaaTGAATTCAGAAGTGTCTgtacagcaaacagcacaagtGTTGAATTAGCACTGAGTACTAGGAGGCTGCACTGAAGTGCTGGATGTTATCAAATGCAGAGCAGTACTTACCCAGTAAGTAATACAGGTTTTGTCTGTGTGTCTCAGTAGGATGATAACATACCTCACTTAAGCAGTGTTAGGAGCACAGTTGCATTCTTGGAAGCTGAACATCTCATGTTCTGGTAATAGATATGTCCATGTAAGCAACATAGCTATCCTGCTGCTAGGTCAGAGAGAACAAAAGACCGTTAAGTAAGTTTCCATGCTTACATTATTATCAGAAAGACCACAATTAAACGCTTATggcatttttcatatttcaccAGCACCACCTATAACATGGAGCTCTGTGTTTCCATATCCACTTTCTGTAGACAAAAATGGGAGTGGGGAGCGATGGGACATGGCATCAAGATCTTCCTTTATATGATACTCTGTCTGTTTTTGGCAGTTTGTAATATTAAAGAGAGGGAAATAACTCAATTTCAGCTATAGTAGAGATGAAGAACCTCCAgattttttctggttttgtcatGCTTCTCTTCCAGCTGACACTGACTTGAACAACATCTCTTTAATGTTAAAAACCCTGGAAAACCGAAACCACAGTTATCTTCTTGCTATGCTCAGTTTGATTTATAGatgcttatttttatgaaatcttaaaagcaaactgaaatatACAGAGAAAGATAATGTTTTTATCTTCAGGGTGATGAGAATCATACAACTGTTTTTCAGGAGAGACTGAGATACTTCCcagaatattttattatgctgaAGTTTAGAAAGCATTTCTAAAATTAATAGATACTGGATATTGTTTATGTTTTTGATACTAAAAAGTCATGCTCAGATCCTAAGCAAGTTTTCCTTTTCCCGTTAATGTTCTTATTTACTTTCTGGTGTAACTGTTCCTCAGAGAGCTGGCTGTATATACAcgaacaaaacccaaacatccTTGAAATTTACTTTCTACACAGCAAAGTTTTGACATGAGTTTGAAATAAGAGCAACTTTTTGAACGGAGAGCATATGCTTCGTGTTTTGGGTTCTGAATCTGATTACAGCACTAAtctatttttcagaaatgaatggaGCAcgttttttaaattaagacttaaaagaaaattaaaagaggTATTTCAAAAACATAATGAGGACAGTTGGAATTACTCACTTTCAGACCCGAAAAGAATCTCCATTTCTGCATCCAGTCATGTCCTGGAGAAGTGTAATTTTTATGTTAAATTGTAATGCACAGGAAGAAAATTGGAAAATTAGATTGCCCCACTGACAGAACTTTCCTATGCAAAATTTGAtcattgattttcttct of the Gallus gallus isolate bGalGal1 chromosome 1, bGalGal1.mat.broiler.GRCg7b, whole genome shotgun sequence genome contains:
- the ALG5 gene encoding dolichyl-phosphate beta-glucosyltransferase isoform X2; this encodes MQKKSSSSVLKAGRNLYRVSTTPLQRNSLLLCLHTMRKIVPLMMDEALDYLEKRQKRDPSFTYEVIVVDDGSKDQTTEVAMKYCEKYGSDKVRVLSLVKNRGKGGAVRMGVLSSRGKKILMADADGATKFADIEKVEEGLKNLQPWPNQMAISCGSRAHMEKDSIAKRSYFRTLLMYGFHFLVWFLCVKKIRDTQCGFKLLTREAALRTFSTLHVERWAFDVELLYIAQHLRIPIAEVAVNWTEIEGSKLVPFWSWLQMGRDLLFIRLRYMTGAWQLETRKCN
- the ALG5 gene encoding dolichyl-phosphate beta-glucosyltransferase isoform X1; its protein translation is MALLLPLSLPQLGAVLAVLAALLLLLVCMIAHITAVKMPTLHRHAEEKFFVSAEGRKEPVPSIHDPPTKELSVVVPSYNEEDRLPLMMDEALDYLEKRQKRDPSFTYEVIVVDDGSKDQTTEVAMKYCEKYGSDKVRVLSLVKNRGKGGAVRMGVLSSRGKKILMADADGATKFADIEKVEEGLKNLQPWPNQMAISCGSRAHMEKDSIAKRSYFRTLLMYGFHFLVWFLCVKKIRDTQCGFKLLTREAALRTFSTLHVERWAFDVELLYIAQHLRIPIAEVAVNWTEIEGSKLVPFWSWLQMGRDLLFIRLRYMTGAWQLETRKCN